In a genomic window of Alteromonas gilva:
- a CDS encoding pilin, with translation MNSIKSNNKGFTLIELMIVVAIIGILAAVALPAYQNYTKKARFSEVVMATQAHKTAIEVCAQTEGALASCTAGSNGVPANLTNPSALVSSVTWDAATGALVATAANTGGLAGTETYTLTAGFANGVVTWTESCSDATLC, from the coding sequence ATGAACTCTATCAAATCAAACAACAAAGGTTTTACCTTAATTGAATTGATGATCGTTGTTGCGATCATCGGTATTTTGGCAGCGGTAGCGCTACCTGCTTACCAAAACTACACCAAGAAAGCGCGTTTCTCAGAAGTAGTAATGGCTACTCAGGCGCACAAAACAGCGATAGAAGTATGTGCCCAGACTGAAGGCGCTCTGGCCTCTTGTACTGCTGGTTCTAACGGAGTGCCGGCTAACCTGACTAACCCAAGTGCGCTGGTATCATCTGTAACCTGGGATGCCGCTACAGGCGCTCTGGTTGCCACAGCAGCTAACACTGGTGGCCTGGCAGGTACTGAAACTTATACACTTACCGCTGGCTTCGCTAACGGCGTGGTTACCTGGACAGAATCTTGCTCAGACGCAACACTGTGCTAA
- the nadC gene encoding carboxylating nicotinate-nucleotide diphosphorylase: MSQQSLPPQQDIIQQINLALAEDLGGNVDISADITANLIPAEQQADATIITREDCVVCGVAWAKAAFSLVDASLTQHWHVEDGDKITADTVLVSLSGSARSLLTAERTALNFLQLLSATATETAFYVSLLAGSPTRILDTRKTLPGLRLAQKYAVACGGGKNHRIGLFDAFLIKENHIMACGGIASAVSAAKQLAPGKPVEVEVENLDELQQAIVAGADIVMLDNFSNEQIQRAVSINAKRCKLEVSGNITSERLTSLAQLGVDYISSGALTKHIKAIDLSLRINL, translated from the coding sequence GTGAGCCAACAATCTCTGCCCCCACAACAAGATATTATTCAACAAATCAACCTCGCGTTAGCCGAAGATCTCGGCGGCAATGTAGACATCAGTGCCGACATTACCGCTAACCTCATCCCAGCCGAACAACAGGCCGACGCAACCATTATTACCCGCGAAGATTGCGTGGTGTGCGGAGTGGCCTGGGCCAAAGCCGCGTTTAGTCTGGTGGATGCCAGTTTAACCCAGCACTGGCATGTCGAAGATGGTGATAAAATTACTGCTGATACGGTGCTGGTCAGTCTTTCTGGTTCCGCCAGATCCTTGTTAACGGCCGAGCGCACCGCCTTAAACTTTTTACAGTTACTGTCGGCCACGGCGACCGAAACCGCTTTTTACGTGAGCCTGCTGGCTGGCTCGCCCACCCGCATTCTCGATACGCGTAAAACCTTACCCGGATTACGCCTTGCGCAAAAATATGCGGTGGCTTGTGGCGGCGGTAAAAACCACCGTATTGGTTTGTTCGATGCATTCTTAATTAAGGAAAATCACATCATGGCCTGCGGCGGCATCGCTTCGGCTGTCAGTGCAGCCAAACAACTGGCCCCCGGTAAGCCAGTGGAAGTCGAGGTTGAAAACCTTGATGAACTACAACAAGCCATTGTGGCCGGTGCCGATATTGTGATGCTGGATAATTTTAGCAACGAACAGATCCAACGCGCAGTTAGTATTAATGCAAAACGCTGTAAACTGGAAGTGTCAGGTAACATTACCTCTGAGCGACTAACTTCGCTGGCACAATTAGGCGTAGATTATATTTCTTCAGGGGCACTGACTAAGCATATCAAAGCAATTGATTTGTCGTTACGCATTAATCTGTAG
- a CDS encoding retropepsin-like aspartic protease family protein has product MTEPSTDTRSTAKWMFVLAWACLFGLLVIIFGDLLEQQVNPNQAPVSLRSGEQVEIRLEQNRQGHYVVSGTINEQPVVFLVDTGATSVAVPAHLADELGLQRGRSGLASTANGTVRIYQTEIAKLGIGAITLYNVDANINPGMQSDHILLGMSALKQLEFTQRGKTLILRTL; this is encoded by the coding sequence ATGACTGAACCTTCAACTGACACCCGCTCTACCGCCAAATGGATGTTTGTATTAGCCTGGGCGTGTTTATTTGGCCTGCTGGTCATCATTTTTGGTGATTTGCTGGAACAACAGGTGAATCCCAACCAGGCGCCTGTCAGCCTGCGCTCGGGTGAGCAAGTCGAAATACGCCTCGAACAAAACCGTCAGGGCCATTATGTGGTCAGTGGCACGATCAACGAACAACCCGTTGTTTTTCTGGTCGACACCGGTGCGACCAGCGTCGCTGTACCGGCGCATCTGGCCGATGAGCTTGGCCTGCAACGTGGCCGCTCTGGTCTCGCCTCAACCGCCAATGGTACGGTGCGGATATACCAGACAGAAATCGCTAAGCTCGGTATTGGCGCCATTACCTTATATAATGTAGACGCCAACATTAATCCCGGCATGCAAAGCGATCATATTTTGCTGGGTATGAGCGCCCTAAAACAGTTAGAATTCACCCAACGAGGCAAGACCCTCATCTTACGTACCTTATAA
- the ampD gene encoding 1,6-anhydro-N-acetylmuramyl-L-alanine amidase AmpD has protein sequence MISSSYIYRDAIVKTSPFYDVRPDEQDVSLLVVHNISLPPGEFGTAGVEQLFTGTLDPDEHPFYADIAHLRVSAHCVIRRDGVIEQYVPFNCRAWHAGISSFQGRSKCNDYAIGIEMEGTDETAYTKAQYASLITLSEAIIKCYPHITLGRIVGHNDIAPGRKTDPGIAFNWPGFRQALSERIYKGTQR, from the coding sequence ATGATCAGTTCTTCTTATATATATCGCGATGCCATCGTAAAAACATCGCCGTTTTATGATGTGCGGCCCGATGAACAGGATGTTTCGTTACTCGTGGTGCATAATATTTCGCTACCACCTGGCGAGTTTGGTACGGCCGGTGTGGAACAATTGTTCACTGGTACCCTTGATCCCGATGAACATCCGTTTTACGCCGACATAGCCCATTTGCGCGTGTCGGCCCATTGCGTTATTCGCAGAGACGGTGTTATTGAGCAGTATGTGCCCTTCAACTGCCGTGCATGGCATGCCGGTATTTCGAGCTTTCAGGGCCGCAGCAAATGTAATGATTATGCCATTGGCATCGAAATGGAAGGCACCGACGAGACAGCCTATACCAAGGCTCAATACGCCAGTCTGATTACCTTGAGTGAAGCCATCATAAAGTGCTATCCGCACATTACGCTGGGCAGAATAGTTGGCCACAATGACATTGCGCCGGGCCGTAAAACTGATCCAGGCATTGCTTTTAACTGGCCTGGTTTTCGCCAGGCGCTGAGTGAACGAATTTATAAAGGGACACAACGATGA
- the ampE gene encoding beta-lactamase regulator AmpE produces the protein MILISLLLVLALERALHKQPVWHIETHLSNYLSWAGEQHWISRQTPTVQLVIQIALPVIITYAIAQWLFGGFISFILQSVMLFLCLGSEKLRATYRSFLQAAERGDKEACYLYTEQLGHCTQLDIEEGTTTQGKSFGQHLLWLNYQHYAAVIIFFTVFGAAGAMLYVTSRECFRTWCENDNEQSRALAKWQHVLDYVPVRITAFGLLLVGHFSRALPVWLTYLTHPGIANEKVLTEVASNAEDVVLTEAQQADPSCEPKAMVTLAKRNIMLLLSLIAILTMLGVVN, from the coding sequence ATGATATTGATCAGTTTACTGCTGGTGCTGGCGCTGGAAAGAGCGTTGCATAAACAACCGGTATGGCATATCGAAACTCACTTAAGCAATTACCTTAGCTGGGCCGGGGAGCAACACTGGATTAGCCGGCAAACACCAACGGTACAGTTGGTCATACAAATAGCATTACCCGTCATCATTACCTATGCGATCGCGCAGTGGCTATTTGGCGGTTTTATTAGCTTTATACTGCAAAGCGTAATGTTATTTTTATGTTTGGGTAGCGAAAAGCTGCGCGCAACCTATCGCTCATTTTTACAGGCTGCAGAGCGCGGCGATAAAGAGGCGTGCTACTTATACACCGAACAACTGGGGCACTGTACTCAACTGGATATTGAGGAAGGGACTACCACTCAGGGCAAAAGCTTTGGTCAGCATTTGTTGTGGTTAAACTATCAGCATTACGCCGCGGTTATTATTTTCTTTACGGTGTTTGGTGCCGCTGGCGCTATGTTGTATGTCACCAGCCGAGAGTGTTTTCGTACCTGGTGCGAAAACGACAATGAACAAAGCCGGGCGCTGGCAAAGTGGCAGCATGTTCTTGATTATGTACCGGTACGCATTACAGCGTTTGGGTTGTTACTGGTGGGGCATTTCTCACGCGCCCTGCCGGTATGGTTAACCTATCTTACCCACCCGGGCATTGCCAACGAAAAAGTGCTTACCGAGGTGGCATCAAATGCTGAAGACGTGGTTCTTACCGAAGCACAACAGGCCGATCCGTCGTGTGAACCCAAAGCGATGGTGACGCTGGCTAAACGCAATATCATGTTACTCCTTTCTTTAATCGCTATTCTTACCATGCTGGGTGTTGTTAACTAG
- a CDS encoding GntR family transcriptional regulator, producing MQSGRRKLADVITEQLESMILDGSLLAGQRMPPERELAEQFQVSRPSLREAIGNLQARGLVERKQGGGTFVSRQLNSAMTDPLMALISGRPETQFDLLEFRHALEGMAAYYAALRGQPEDYAALREALECMPRPNRTESKREQAECLGRFYVIMARASHNMVLLHVMSTMQTMLVDNIERNLEMLALHASEESGDDIARQRREIVEAIISRDPEVARQACNAHLAYIEKTLLAINQRDSRVQRALRRLEI from the coding sequence ATGCAATCCGGTCGCAGAAAATTAGCCGATGTGATAACCGAGCAACTGGAGTCGATGATACTCGACGGCAGCTTGCTGGCGGGTCAACGCATGCCACCGGAACGGGAGTTAGCGGAGCAGTTCCAGGTATCGCGCCCGTCGTTGCGGGAAGCCATCGGAAACTTGCAGGCGCGCGGGTTGGTTGAGCGTAAACAGGGCGGCGGCACCTTTGTAAGCCGGCAGTTAAACTCGGCAATGACAGACCCTTTGATGGCGCTGATAAGCGGCCGTCCAGAGACCCAGTTTGATTTGTTGGAATTTCGCCATGCATTAGAAGGAATGGCTGCTTACTACGCAGCACTGCGTGGCCAACCCGAAGATTACGCGGCGCTGCGCGAAGCGCTCGAATGTATGCCGCGGCCAAACCGAACAGAATCAAAACGTGAGCAGGCCGAATGCCTGGGGCGTTTTTATGTGATCATGGCACGCGCCTCACACAATATGGTGCTGTTACATGTTATGAGCACCATGCAAACGATGCTGGTCGACAATATTGAGCGAAACCTGGAAATGCTGGCGTTGCATGCCAGTGAAGAATCCGGCGACGATATTGCACGACAGCGCAGAGAAATTGTTGAAGCCATTATCAGCCGTGACCCGGAAGTAGCACGTCAGGCCTGTAATGCGCACCTTGCTTACATTGAAAAAACTTTGTTAGCAATAAATCAGCGAGACAGTCGCGTGCAACGAGCGTTGCGCCGACTGGAAATTTAA
- the aceE gene encoding pyruvate dehydrogenase (acetyl-transferring), homodimeric type has product MSDMMHQDVDPQETQEWIDSLESVLEAEGVERAHFLLESLIEKARRNGAHLPYDATTAYINTIPPGQEPTMPGDQTIEGSIRNALRWNALMMVLRASKKDLELGGHISSFASSAMLYDVGFNHFFKAPNDKDGGDFIMYQGHVSPGIYSRAYIEGRLTEDQLDMFRQEVDGKGLSSYPHPKLMPEFWQFPTVSMGLGPMQAIYQARFLKYLTNRGLKDCSDQRVWCFLGDGEIDEPESLGAIGLASREGLDNLTFVVNCNLQRLDGPVRGNGKIIQELEGTFRGAGWEVIKVIWGRYWDPLLARDTSGKLLQVMNETVDGEYQNYKAKGGNYTRENFFGKYPELKEMVSNMSDEDIWRLNRGGHDPVKVYAAYDRAVNTKGRPQVILAKTVKGYGMGAAGEGKNIAHQVKKMDMEAVKHYRDRFNIPVSDEALKDLPYYKFEEDSTEMKYLRERREALKGYMPRRLPKSTEDLPAPPMKAFDAVTKGSGDREISTTMAFVRVLTALLKDKQIGKRIVPIIPDEARTFGMEGLFRQVGIYSSQGQKYEPQDSDQVAYYREDQKGQVLQEGINELGAMSSWLSAGTSYSTNDLQMVPFYIYYSMFGFQRVGDLAWAAGDSQTRGFLVGGTAGRTTLNGEGLQHQDGHSHTQAALIPNCVSYDPTYGYEVAVVVQDGLRRMVEEQEDVFYYITVMNENYKQPAMPEGVEEGIIKGIYKLDTVGHGNAKKKVKLLGCGTILEQVRAAATKLHDDYGVAVEVYSVPSFNELARDGQDCDRYNMLHPESDTKVPYITKVLSDGFDGPTITATDYIKNYGEQVRAYVPGAYRVLGTDGFGRSDSRANLRRHFEVDAEYVTFAALYELFKQGDLDGKTLNKAMQDLGIDPDKINPLYA; this is encoded by the coding sequence ATGAGTGATATGATGCACCAAGATGTTGACCCGCAGGAAACCCAGGAATGGATCGATTCATTAGAGTCGGTTCTTGAAGCAGAAGGGGTAGAACGCGCGCACTTTTTGTTAGAGTCTCTTATTGAGAAAGCCCGCCGCAACGGTGCGCACTTGCCGTACGACGCTACCACTGCCTACATCAATACAATCCCGCCAGGCCAGGAGCCTACCATGCCGGGAGATCAAACGATTGAAGGCAGCATCCGTAATGCGTTGCGTTGGAACGCCCTGATGATGGTGTTACGCGCATCGAAAAAAGATCTGGAGCTGGGCGGTCACATTTCGAGTTTTGCCTCGTCTGCCATGCTATATGATGTGGGTTTCAACCACTTCTTCAAAGCGCCGAACGACAAAGACGGCGGTGACTTTATTATGTATCAGGGCCACGTGTCGCCGGGTATTTACTCGCGCGCCTACATCGAAGGCCGTTTGACAGAAGACCAGCTGGATATGTTCCGTCAGGAAGTAGACGGCAAAGGCCTGTCATCGTACCCGCATCCTAAGTTGATGCCTGAATTCTGGCAATTCCCAACGGTATCGATGGGCTTAGGTCCAATGCAGGCAATTTACCAGGCACGATTCTTAAAATACCTCACTAACCGTGGCTTAAAAGATTGTTCTGATCAGCGCGTGTGGTGTTTCTTAGGTGACGGTGAGATTGATGAGCCGGAAAGCTTGGGCGCCATCGGTTTAGCGTCTCGCGAAGGACTCGATAACCTGACTTTTGTTGTAAACTGTAACCTGCAGCGCCTTGACGGGCCTGTTCGTGGTAACGGCAAGATCATTCAGGAACTGGAAGGCACCTTCCGCGGCGCAGGCTGGGAAGTGATCAAGGTTATCTGGGGTCGCTACTGGGATCCGCTGTTGGCCCGTGATACCTCGGGTAAACTGCTGCAAGTGATGAACGAAACCGTTGACGGTGAGTATCAGAACTACAAGGCCAAAGGCGGTAATTACACCCGCGAAAACTTCTTCGGCAAATACCCGGAACTCAAAGAAATGGTGTCAAATATGTCTGATGAAGACATTTGGCGCTTAAACCGCGGTGGTCATGATCCGGTGAAAGTGTATGCTGCTTACGATCGCGCCGTAAACACCAAAGGCCGTCCACAGGTTATCCTGGCGAAAACCGTTAAAGGTTATGGTATGGGTGCAGCCGGTGAAGGTAAGAACATTGCCCACCAGGTGAAGAAAATGGATATGGAAGCGGTTAAACATTACCGTGACCGTTTTAATATCCCGGTATCAGACGAAGCACTGAAAGATCTACCGTATTACAAGTTCGAAGAAGACAGCACGGAGATGAAATATCTGCGTGAGCGCCGTGAAGCACTGAAAGGCTACATGCCGCGCCGTCTGCCGAAGTCTACCGAAGATTTACCAGCACCGCCAATGAAAGCGTTTGATGCGGTAACCAAAGGCTCCGGCGATCGCGAAATTTCAACCACCATGGCATTTGTTCGCGTACTGACCGCCTTGTTGAAAGACAAGCAAATTGGTAAGCGTATTGTGCCAATTATTCCGGATGAAGCCCGTACCTTCGGTATGGAAGGCTTGTTCCGTCAGGTGGGTATTTACTCAAGCCAGGGGCAGAAGTACGAGCCGCAGGATTCCGATCAGGTAGCTTACTACCGTGAAGATCAGAAAGGTCAGGTACTGCAGGAAGGTATCAACGAGCTGGGCGCCATGTCTTCATGGTTGTCGGCGGGTACCTCTTACAGCACCAACGATCTGCAGATGGTACCGTTCTACATTTACTACTCTATGTTTGGTTTCCAGCGTGTGGGCGATCTGGCCTGGGCCGCTGGTGACAGCCAGACTCGTGGTTTCTTAGTGGGCGGCACAGCCGGACGTACAACGCTGAACGGTGAAGGTTTGCAGCACCAGGATGGCCACAGCCATACACAGGCAGCGCTTATCCCTAACTGTGTCAGCTACGATCCAACCTACGGCTACGAAGTGGCAGTAGTGGTGCAGGATGGTTTGCGACGGATGGTTGAAGAGCAGGAAGACGTGTTCTATTACATCACCGTCATGAACGAGAACTACAAGCAGCCAGCCATGCCTGAAGGCGTTGAAGAAGGCATTATCAAAGGTATCTACAAACTGGACACCGTTGGTCATGGCAATGCCAAGAAAAAGGTCAAACTGCTCGGTTGCGGAACCATTTTAGAACAGGTTCGTGCCGCGGCGACCAAGCTGCATGATGACTACGGCGTAGCCGTAGAAGTGTACAGTGTACCGTCGTTCAATGAACTGGCCCGCGATGGTCAGGATTGTGACCGTTACAACATGTTGCATCCTGAGAGCGATACCAAAGTACCGTACATCACAAAAGTCCTTAGCGATGGTTTTGACGGTCCAACGATTACGGCAACCGACTACATTAAAAACTACGGTGAGCAGGTACGTGCATATGTACCGGGTGCATACCGTGTGCTGGGTACCGACGGTTTTGGTCGTTCAGACAGCCGGGCAAATCTGCGTCGTCACTTTGAGGTGGATGCTGAATACGTGACCTTTGCGGCACTGTATGAGTTGTTCAAGCAAGGTGATTTAGACGGTAAGACACTGAATAAAGCCATGCAGGATCTGGGTATTGACCCGGACAAAATTAACCCGCTGTACGCATAA
- the aceF gene encoding pyruvate dehydrogenase complex dihydrolipoyllysine-residue acetyltransferase, giving the protein MSDIKDVLVPDLGEDEVEVIELCVSPGDSVEAEDALVTVESDKASMDVPAPFAGTVKELCVKVGDKISHKDLLAKLEVAGDGDDDAPAEEAPAAEETSAKQEEAPAREEKQDTAPAASNSGGGSETIEVTVPDIGDAADVDVIEILVSVGDTVEAEDGLITLETDKATMDVPSPKAGKVVELKVKEGDKVSEGSLVLLLEVAGSGSSDSAPAEKAESAPAAESSPAAEEPAGEEEIEVTVPDIGDASDVDVIEILVAEGDKVAVEDGLITLETDKATMDVPSPKEGVVTKMLVKSGDKVSKGDKVCMLKVAGAAKPAAKSEPKKEESKPAAEASKPAEPKKAPVPHHPSAGSKPKTGKVHASPSVRRVAREFGVDLTEVEGSGPKNRILKEDVQNYVKEELSRPRTAPAAAGGSGGGLQVLAQPKVDFAKFGEIEEKPLTRIQKISGPNLHRNWVTIPHVTQFEEADITDLEAFRKEQNAIAEKRKLGIKITPLVFMLKAAADALRAYPIFNTSLGESGDTLIQKKYIHIGIAVDTPGGLVVPVVRDVDKKGIHELSEELMEISKKARDGKLKAADMQGSCFTISSLGGIGGTAFTPIVNAPDVAILGVSKSDMKPKWNGKEFEPRLTVPLSLSYDHRVIDGAVAARFAVHLKSVLEDLRQLIL; this is encoded by the coding sequence ATGTCAGACATTAAAGACGTATTAGTACCGGATTTAGGTGAAGATGAAGTTGAAGTCATTGAACTGTGCGTATCACCAGGCGATTCGGTAGAAGCCGAAGACGCCCTGGTTACAGTTGAAAGTGACAAGGCCAGCATGGACGTACCGGCTCCTTTTGCCGGTACGGTAAAAGAGCTGTGCGTAAAAGTGGGTGACAAAATCAGCCACAAAGACCTGCTTGCCAAGCTGGAAGTTGCCGGTGATGGCGATGATGACGCGCCTGCCGAAGAAGCACCTGCGGCTGAAGAGACTTCAGCCAAACAGGAAGAAGCTCCGGCCCGGGAAGAAAAGCAAGACACAGCACCTGCTGCCAGTAACAGTGGCGGCGGCAGTGAAACCATTGAGGTGACAGTGCCGGATATCGGCGATGCGGCCGATGTGGATGTCATTGAAATATTGGTCAGCGTAGGCGATACGGTAGAAGCCGAAGATGGCCTTATTACCCTTGAGACTGATAAAGCCACCATGGACGTGCCGAGCCCTAAAGCCGGTAAAGTGGTTGAACTGAAAGTAAAAGAAGGTGACAAGGTAAGCGAAGGCTCACTGGTATTGCTTCTTGAAGTCGCTGGCTCTGGCAGCTCAGACAGTGCGCCGGCTGAGAAAGCGGAGTCAGCCCCTGCGGCTGAGTCGTCACCTGCGGCTGAAGAGCCTGCCGGTGAAGAAGAAATTGAAGTCACCGTACCGGACATTGGTGATGCATCGGATGTCGATGTTATTGAAATTCTGGTTGCAGAAGGTGACAAGGTTGCCGTTGAAGACGGCCTTATTACCCTTGAAACCGATAAAGCCACTATGGATGTGCCGTCACCTAAAGAAGGTGTGGTCACCAAAATGCTGGTTAAGTCGGGCGATAAAGTCTCTAAAGGCGACAAGGTGTGTATGCTTAAAGTGGCCGGTGCGGCCAAACCTGCTGCCAAGTCTGAGCCCAAAAAAGAAGAGAGCAAACCTGCAGCCGAGGCGAGCAAGCCTGCTGAGCCTAAAAAGGCACCGGTACCGCATCATCCGTCGGCGGGCTCTAAGCCTAAAACAGGTAAAGTGCATGCCTCGCCATCGGTGCGTCGTGTCGCTCGCGAGTTCGGTGTTGACCTGACAGAAGTTGAGGGCAGCGGGCCGAAAAACCGGATCCTTAAAGAAGACGTGCAAAACTACGTGAAGGAAGAACTGTCACGGCCGCGTACTGCACCGGCAGCAGCTGGTGGTAGCGGTGGTGGCCTGCAGGTGCTGGCACAACCTAAAGTAGACTTTGCTAAGTTTGGTGAAATTGAAGAAAAACCACTAACGCGCATCCAGAAGATTTCAGGGCCTAACCTGCATCGTAACTGGGTTACGATTCCTCATGTAACGCAGTTCGAAGAAGCCGATATTACCGATCTGGAAGCGTTCCGCAAAGAGCAGAATGCCATCGCTGAAAAGCGTAAGCTGGGCATTAAGATTACCCCGCTTGTGTTTATGCTTAAGGCGGCGGCTGATGCGCTGCGCGCCTACCCAATCTTTAATACTTCACTGGGTGAGTCAGGCGATACGCTGATCCAGAAAAAGTATATCCATATTGGTATTGCGGTTGATACTCCCGGAGGCCTTGTCGTACCGGTGGTGCGCGATGTCGATAAGAAGGGCATTCACGAGCTGTCAGAAGAGTTAATGGAAATCAGTAAAAAAGCCCGTGACGGTAAGCTTAAGGCCGCTGACATGCAGGGCAGCTGTTTTACAATTTCCAGCCTGGGTGGCATTGGCGGTACCGCGTTTACACCAATTGTAAATGCGCCGGATGTGGCTATCCTTGGGGTATCGAAATCTGACATGAAACCCAAGTGGAACGGTAAAGAGTTTGAACCTCGACTGACCGTCCCGTTATCGCTGTCATACGACCATCGTGTTATTGACGGCGCGGTCGCAGCAAGGTTTGCTGTACACTTGAAGTCAGTACTGGAAGATTTACGCCAGTTGATTTTGTAA
- the lpdA gene encoding dihydrolipoyl dehydrogenase produces the protein MSEIKTQLVVLGAGPGGYSAAFRAADMGVETILVDARETLGGVCLNVGCIPSKALLHVAKVMKEAKHLSSHGVSFGEPEIDLDKIRAYKDGVVGQLTKGLAGMSKMRKVKHVQGYGKFTGANTLEVEGKDGKTTITFDNAIIAAGSEPVSLPFIPEDDRVIDSTGALEMKDIPKKMLVLGGGIIGLEMGTVYEALGSKVDVVEFLDQLIPAADKDIMKVFMKSYKDKFNVMLETKVTNVEAKDDGLYVTFEGKNAPAEPVCYDKVLVAVGRKPNGGLVAADKAGVKVDERGFISVDKQMKTNVGHIYAIGDLVGQPMLAHKAVHEGHVAAENIAGKKHFFDPRCIPSVAYTEPEVAWVGLTEKEAKEQGVSYETATFPWAASGRAIASDATDGMTKMIFDKDSGRVIGGAMVGTNAGEMLGEIGLAIEMGADAEDVALTIHAHPTLNESIGLASEIFEGTITDMPNPKAKKK, from the coding sequence ATGAGCGAAATTAAAACGCAGTTAGTGGTATTAGGCGCTGGTCCCGGCGGTTATTCAGCAGCCTTCCGTGCAGCTGATATGGGAGTTGAAACGATTCTGGTTGACGCCAGAGAAACCCTTGGTGGCGTGTGCTTGAACGTAGGATGTATTCCTTCAAAAGCCCTGCTGCATGTAGCGAAAGTGATGAAAGAAGCCAAACACCTGTCGAGTCACGGTGTGTCTTTTGGTGAGCCTGAAATCGATTTAGACAAAATCCGCGCTTACAAAGACGGCGTGGTAGGTCAGTTAACCAAAGGGTTAGCGGGCATGTCGAAAATGCGTAAAGTTAAGCACGTACAGGGTTACGGTAAATTTACCGGCGCCAACACTCTGGAAGTGGAAGGTAAAGACGGTAAAACCACCATTACTTTTGACAACGCAATTATTGCTGCCGGTTCTGAACCGGTATCACTGCCGTTCATTCCGGAAGACGACCGCGTAATCGACTCAACCGGCGCGCTGGAAATGAAAGACATTCCCAAGAAAATGCTGGTACTCGGTGGTGGTATTATCGGTCTCGAAATGGGCACAGTGTATGAAGCCCTGGGTTCCAAGGTTGATGTGGTCGAGTTCCTTGATCAACTTATCCCGGCCGCTGACAAAGACATCATGAAAGTTTTCATGAAGTCGTATAAAGACAAATTTAATGTGATGCTTGAAACCAAGGTCACCAACGTCGAAGCCAAAGACGACGGCTTGTATGTTACTTTTGAAGGCAAAAATGCGCCTGCTGAACCGGTATGCTACGACAAAGTGCTGGTAGCGGTTGGTCGTAAGCCAAATGGCGGACTGGTTGCTGCGGATAAAGCCGGCGTTAAGGTAGACGAGCGTGGTTTCATTTCTGTTGATAAGCAAATGAAAACCAACGTGGGCCATATCTACGCCATTGGCGACCTGGTTGGTCAGCCTATGCTGGCACACAAAGCCGTACACGAAGGCCATGTAGCAGCTGAAAACATCGCGGGTAAGAAACACTTCTTCGACCCACGTTGCATTCCATCTGTAGCCTACACTGAGCCAGAAGTTGCCTGGGTTGGTTTAACCGAGAAAGAAGCCAAAGAGCAGGGCGTTAGTTACGAAACTGCGACCTTCCCGTGGGCTGCTTCAGGCCGTGCGATTGCCTCTGATGCTACCGACGGTATGACCAAAATGATCTTCGACAAAGACTCAGGCCGGGTGATCGGTGGTGCCATGGTTGGTACTAACGCTGGCGAGATGTTGGGCGAAATTGGCCTGGCAATCGAGATGGGTGCTGACGCAGAAGACGTGGCGCTGACCATTCATGCTCACCCTACGCTGAATGAGTCGATTGGTCTGGCATCAGAAATCTTCGAAGGAACCATCACTGATATGCCAAACCCCAAGGCAAAGAAAAAGTAA